The Aphelocoma coerulescens isolate FSJ_1873_10779 chromosome 8, UR_Acoe_1.0, whole genome shotgun sequence genome contains the following window.
CCAGCCATCGACCTGCAGCTCCCTCTGAGTGTCACGCTGATTCCTGGACTGAACAGCTTTAGTGTTGATGACAAATGTCCCTGCCTTGCATTCTGCTTTTGCATCTCCCTCAGCTGACCTGCCCAAGGGCTGGGTttggtgctgtgctgctgttctgcaTCATGGGAATGTTGCATTTTCATCCTGGGCACTGATAATGCAATGAGATGAAAGAGACATCAGTTATATTCTAGAGCTCTGAGGTAGGATGCCCTTAGCTTGGACAGCCCTGAGGCAGGGGGCAGTCAGCCCACCCTTGCTGGGAGGTACCTGGGAACCACCAGCCCCATCCCCAATAAGACAAGGAACACCTTGTAAGCCTCACCTCCATCCATCCACTGTGGAAGCTCAGTTGTTCCTGCTCATGGGTTCTGAACCAGACCTGGTTTGTTTTTGAGTTCCCCACAGGCCCAGACACATCCTGTGTCCCATTTCCTGCTCTGTGGGTTGGTGCagctccccagcacagcagccccagccacagCTCATCAGGGCCCTGACCCCTGATGCTGAGAACACAGACATATCTGGATGCCCACCTTCCCTGAACTCCTCCAGACATCTGTGTTTTCTTATCCACTTGGTTTGGTTTGAGGGATTGTTTCTCCCAAAGAGTGTAAGCTTTCCTTCAGTTGTTTGCTTACAAAAGGCAACACAGGAACTTCAAAACAAACTTTTAACCAGAAGGAAATTGTGTAAAATTATGTCACAAACATTAACACAGTGCAAAGTGGCATTTTTGACTTGAAGTAAACCTGTGTCAGGATGCCATCATGCTGGGTGCCCAGTGCCACCAATAGGCCCTGCAGCAGCAACTCTGACCATGGGGCATTAAAAAAGAGAACAGAGGCAGGGTAGCAGAAGTTGAATTCTTCCTCTCAAAGTGATTACAGAGTTAATTGCACTGTTATTTTCTGGGATCTTTTTTCAAATTAACAAAATTTATCTGTAATACCGTATGTGTGGACAAGGCAGAGCTGCCTTCCTGGCTGAGTGGGAATCAGTACTTACCATTGCTGGGCAGGGTGCTGTGGATGTTATGGAGGATGTTGTTTTTCTACAGCCATGATCCCCGACGCAGGTCTGCAATGAGGCCTCAAGCACTGTGATAGACATGAACTATGACTGTATGGTGAGCTCTGACAATGCTTCTGACACACCTGCTGTTACTTCTTTAGTCCTAAAGCAATAAAAATGGAGAAGATTTCACTAAATAAAGCTTAGAGGtcattttccatttgttttgtttcacttgCTGAGAAGTTGAATGGGGAGAAGCTGTAAGTGCAGCTCTGTCACAGCTCTCCCCCCACCAGCCCCTGGTACCAGTCAGTGGTTACCGCTGCTCCCCTGGGCTCATGTCTCAGGTGTAGTTCCATTtacaccagcagctgctggggcaaTGGAAATGTCAGAATGAATACATAGGAAAGCCTGGCACGGGGCTCACAAGGTGATCTGCTGGACCCTGTCCGCAATCTCCTGGCCCAAGAAGTCACAAGATTTCCATGGAAGGGGCTGAACAAGAGGAAATATAAAGCTCCagcaaaccagaacaaaacaacATCCAGATTTATCTACAGCTGGAGGAAATCTGTTGTACTCTTTCTAGAAGTACAAGCAAGGCTGGCAGTTTGCATGCTGTGATGGAAGATGGGCAGAGCAGAAGGGAGAACATGCATCTGGGATGCTGATGAAAATTCCCTACCTGATTAATTGGCCAGATGATAATCTGCTCCCCATGGCACAGCTACAGAAGCACAGGCAGGGAATAGGCTGATGAAAGAGGATGGACAGAGATTAGGTCTCATTCCTTGGTCTTGCATAGGCCAGAAACACCAATGGTACAGAAAGGATTGATTGTCATATCTGAAAAATCAGCTCTAGCACTAAGATTCTTTTTCaacaggaatttttttcttacaaatacCTCTGCATTCTGTCTGTAATTCCCTTGCTTAAAGTAACCATGCAGTGACTCTGCATTTAATGACTGGGCCTGAAAACCAGAAACTAAACTGGATTAGAGAAACAAAAACGGAGCAAGGAAGCAGACTTTATGTGCATTAATACCTCTGTGTACTCACTGATACCTGAGCTGCTGGTGTCATCCCTCAGCACCTTCTCAGAATACGTCAGAGGGGAACACATGGGAACGACagcaaaaaaatcagaatgcaaaacttttttagtttaaaaggCTCTTTACTAAGACAAGTGCttgcaaataattttaatacaaattaaaattaCTGGTTCCTTGAAGGAAACAATGTCTTAGTTAATTGCTCTCTATAGAAGAAAATCGGGCTCGGGGGGAAAACGTGTTTCGTAGGAGTGATCAGttagtaaaacaaacaaaaactctgAAAAATGTAAATGAGTAGAACATGTTCCAAAGCAGTTTGTGGGAGTGAAAGTAGCCTGTGCTGTTCCCAGAGAAGCCTGAGGAGCCCAGCACACTGAAATATTTACCAAGAATGAGATGCTAAGAGGATTCTTACGTTGCTTTGGAGACCTGCCAGTGCCTGGCAGCTGTAGTGATATTTTAAATGGTTTAACATTATCAGCAACAGGTGATCTAGATTAAAATAATCTGGTGTCTAACCAGACAAGGATTTGGACAGCAGCCAGAAGTGAGCccagcatccctgcagcagGTCCCAACATCCCTTGGCACGCCACAGCATAGGACAGCTAGCACAGCACAGGAGTGTTGGCACAGCATGGCATAGGACAGCCAGCATGGCACGGCATGGCATGGCACAGGAGTGctggcatggcatggcacagcaaaggacaggacaggacagctCAGAACATCCAGGACAGTACAGGAGATCCAGGACAGCACAGGAGAGCATAGGACAGCCAGGACAGAAGAGCTGGCTCAGCACAGAAGGGCCGCCTCAGAAGCTCAGCCCCAATGGGCAGGCAGAGGGTTCAGTCATGCTTGGTTTGTACAGCTGAGCCCCAAAACCACTCATGCAATTCCCAGCCAGGAAACCCACCTTGCAGACCTTGTTTTGGACAGATGGATGAGCTGCCCATGCTGTCCACACCCAGTGTCCTAGGTGGTGTCTGTGACTCACCATTCCTCATCTCTGCCAGCAATGGCAGGGCTTGGTGCCCAGTTCCAGGATCTGGACTTTAAACTTTTCCCATCCTATGTCCGCAGTGCACAGCCGGCATGGTTTTGAACTGATTAAATGCACCTCTTCAGCTGTGGAAAGTCACCAGGTTCCAGCTGTGTGAGACACATCTGAGGCACAACCATCAGCAGCCAGCGACAGGCAACTGAAAATACCTGACACTTCAGGGAGTTAAAAAAGCCTTCCTGATGAGCAAAGAATGAGTTTTGCCCATGGCAACACTGTTGGATAGTTTGCTTTGCTCACATATGCTCACTTTAATAattagtctttttttctttttgctgcacATCTTGTTTTTCCCTAAATGCAACGTACTTTTCACTTTGAAGTTAATTACTAATTAGCACCATACAGGAGAGCAGAAAGGACCATGGGAAGCATTTCCAAATCTATACAATTACCCATTTCCATGGTTTGGCTTATTACCAAACTTCTGCCTGCTCAAATGACAGGGACACTAATGTTTTGGAATTCCACATATGTGTTCCTAACCACAGGATACTTCCCCCCAGCTGTTACAATCACACACATAACTGTCACTTATAAGTATTTCAAGAATGTTAAATAATGAACTATCAGCATTCTAGTTCCTTATAATCACACTGCTCTGTTCATCAGGGCCTTCTCTGATGCCCTGGGTCTCCTGCAGCCCGAAAGTGGCTCCCAGGGAATCCCCGCAAAGGCAAATCCGTGCATCCCTCTCTGTCTTTGCTCATCTGTAACCCTGGAATTGTCACCCGTGTGTCCAAATGCCCAGGTGCAGCCATGCCCGCAGCCCTGGGCATGAGCTTTACAGGCGTACCTGCACAAGGCAGCTTTAGTGGCACAAACACTCAGCCCAACATCAGTCAGCCCACGGGCAAACAGAGACAGACACTGAAGCCCAAGCCCTGCTGCACGGGCAGAGGTTATTCCTACAGTTAAACCATTGGCACaaactgaaggagctgcacagaCTGGTACAGGTATTTAATAGACCTGAGTGAACGTGCAGGTGTGGGTATGTACACAGAAAACACAGCCCTCTGAGACGGTCCTTAGCACGAATGTGGGCAGACTAAACATACAAATGCAGCCATCTCTAGTACAGGAACATCTCTAGGAGGAAACACACGGCAACCACTTGATCACATTTGAGTTTCCAGTTCCATGTATATTGATCTAAAGTGACTCACAGCACCAATCCACTCAAAATTCCACTAATTTCAGTGTCTTTTCCCTACTTGAAAACGCAGCTGCAGCCCCctgctgtgtggggctgagtcTGCTGCATCCACCAAGCTTAGAGTGCCTAGAGGCTGCTGCACACCCAGCCCCAGATGCCCAGCCCAAAAGGATCTTAAGGGGCCCCAGTGTTGCCAGAGGTGGAGCAGAGCTAGGAAGAGCCTTGGGCAGCAGAGATGGGCAGCCAGTACCAGCCTGAGACAACTCTAAACTGACCACCCTCCTGGCAGCCTCAACTGAGGTGCTGTGGACCATTCCGGAGTGATTCCAGCAAAAGCAGAAGGCCAGGCTTTATGCATTTACAAATACTTGCTAGAATTGTTCTGATTTGACAACTTTCAACAGCATTTCAAATGCCCTGAAGTGTGGCCAGCAGCAAACCTGGACCCCCAAGGAGAGGGAAGCCCCCCACatgcctcctggcacagggggcACTGCACATGCAAGAAGGCTCCCTTCCCCTAACAGGGGGCGGGGAAGTTCCCAGGCTAAAAGCCCTGCCCGCCTGCAGGAGCAAGTGGTgcctgggggaggaggggaagttCAGTCAGTCCAGTATTTCTCTGGTTTTCAAGAAAAACAAGCGAGATAGCTGTGGAACAATCCTTGTGATGAGCGTCTTCCTCATTCCAAAGGAGTGCTGTTTCCTGGGCTGGCAAACACAAGCTTGTTTGAGTTGTCTGCTGCACgctgaggagctgctccaaggaAACGTGACAGTGGTTGTGGTACTCAGAGTGAACAGAGGAGTGACATCCCAACCGGCACAAACACACAGCAGGCTGAGTGCATGTTGCAGGACACAACACTGAGGAGCTGCAGAAAAAGCTCAGAGCAGAGTTTCTTCCCCATCCTGAGGCTGTTCTGAGGACACGATGACTAGGTCTGGGTTTGCGCCGTCCTACGAAACAATGACCAAACGTCACAGAAAACGTGCTGAACTCGGAGCTACTGAGGTACTGCTGTGACATCTCCTACGAGGCGAGGCCAGAGTAACAGGGAAGCCGAGTGCTCCCAGggctcacccagtgccaccagaaCTGCGACACGCTGGGTAcggggagctgctctgcacggCCGGAGGGGAGAGAGGGCGGAGGGGCTGTGAGAATTAGTGCCACAGCAAAGAGATTTGCACGGGATTTTGGGAACAGGAATGTTCCCAAAATGCAGAAGCCGCCACCCAAAAGGATTTATCATCGCTTGACCCAGCTACCATCAGCAGATATTTAAGTAATGGATAAGGAATAGGACGAGGTGGTGCAACCTCTGTTTCTGACGCGAATCAGCCTCGGGACTGCTGGGACAGAGGCTGAGCCACGCAGGACTCACCTGACGGGGACTGCGGCTCCTGTCGCCCACGTCGGCGGCTCCCAGGACACCTGGGCTCCCTCCGACGGGACTGTCCTTCCTCTGCTCCCCGGCTCCAGCGGCACTCCCTGCACTCGCCGAGACATCCGCCACCTCGCTCTCTCTCGTGTTTTCACAGGGGCTtgcctgctccatcccctcctCCTGCCGCCCGTCCTTGACCCGCGCTGTCCCTGTctctggagctgccaggagctgtggctgggTGCCCAGGCACAGTCCCTCGCCTCCTGTGAACCCTCTCCCCCTCGgttcccctcccccatccccatggGCAGGGGTGCTCGGGGAGGTTTCTGCAGTCGGCTCTTCCCTCAGCGACATTCCAAGCACTTCTCCGTGCCGTGGGGACACGAGCCGCACTGCGCCCCACTCCCGCTCCGCCTCGCACTGGCCCTCGACTGCCGCCGGCATTGGTCCCCTTCCCTCACACCCCACTGCTGCCTTCTGGTTCACCTCTCGCCCACCAGCCACAGATCCATCGACCACCCCTTCCCCGTCTCTCCCAGACTCCCCGACTTCCCCTCTTCCCTTGGCTGACACCTCCTCTGCCACTGCCGCGCCTGTCCCGCTCTgtgcccccagcactgctcctATCACCCCCTCCTGTGTCATCGCCCCTGCGCCCACCCCGCCACCCCCAGCCACTGCTGAACCCCTGGCCAGCGCCGGCTCCCCGGCCAGGGCTCCTCGCCCGGCCTGGCCGCCCACCACAGCGATGGCCACCAGCCCGGGCTCCCCTGCCCGGGTCACGCATAGCCCCGGGGGCGGCAGCGCCGCCTCGCCCAGCACCCCCTCCCCGGGAGACCTCCCCTTCGCTCTCACTTTTCCACACCTCAGCCACCCCTCTGTCTCAGCTGCCGGCTCCTTTGAACCTGCTGCTCCATCTGTGGCCTCCTCTTCACCTTCCGgacccgctcccgccgcgcctgCAGACCCTCCCACTACCTCTCCTTCGGGTTTTCCTTCCACTGCTATCTCTGTCTCCGCTTTGCTGCCCGCAGACGGGTTTCCACTCCGAAGTGCTTCTGCTGCACCCTCCTCCACCTGTGATGACCCTTCAGTGACAGGATACTCCCGAGCATCCCGCAGTGCCCCTAACCCAGGTGCCACTTCCAGCACAGGACCCTTGTCAGGCTCCTCCATCGTGTCCTCCACTCGCCGGAGAGTGTTCCCTCCCACCTCCCATGCCTGAGCACTCTCAAGTGCTGGTGCTCCTGCGACAGctttccccatctccatccactCTTCCCCTGACACTTTCAGCTGGGAAAACTCACTTGCCTTTACAAACCCTTCCTCTCCAGGCATTGCTTCTCCTTGTTGCATATCCCCTAGTGCTTCCCACAGAGCCCCACACTTTCCCACAGCCTCTTCCCCTTCAGGGCCGAGAACTCTGGCAATCCCATCTGCTGCCATGTCGGCATCCCCCAGAGCCTCCTTTCCCTCTGACACAGCACCCACCACAGTGCCCTTCCTTGCAGACCCTCTCTCTCCTAGGGACTCCCCTGCCTCAGACACGGGCTCACCTATGTCCTCCTCTGCTGGCAGCCCTACCACTCCTTTGAggccttcctctgcagcctccTCCGCCTCAGTGATCCCTccagccccctcctgcccctgggacacagctgtgTCTGTCTCCCATCCTGGCAGTGCCCCAGCTGGCCCCTCTCCCCCAGGTGCCAGCTTTCCCAGTGCCACCTCGCTCTCCAACccctccaccagcacctcctgccccccaggtgaccctTCTGTGCCCAACTTCACTGCTTCCCCTGTCCCCTTTCCTTTGGGATGTTCCTCTGCCACGGCGCCTTCCTCAGGTGCGGATTCCTCCAGCGCAGCCCCCGtgtctgcccagggcagcaaatCCCCCGCCTGTGCAGCTTTTCCTCCGGCCTCTCCGCTGCCAACAtctccctcagcagcaccgtCCTGCTCCAGGGCTTGTCTCTGCCCTGTCACCTGCCCTTCTCGTGCCGCTtgtcctgctgcctcctgcacaTCAAGACTTCTCCTCCCGTCTGCCAAGAAATTTCCATCTGGTGCTATTAGGAAATAATCAAACATTGGTTTACTCAGCACCATGTCAGTGTTACATGCTTTACAGGGTTAGTGTTAAAGGTGCCATTTCTGCCAAACAATGAGGGACATCAGCCTGGGCCCCCAAAGAGAACTTGCTATGCTGCTTCTCATCACGTCCCTGGGCTCTGATTATGTCTTTAGTACTGTTGTTCTGGCATCTGGCATAAAGAATTTAAGGAAAAATGTTGATGCAAGGCCAGTCATGcctgctctgcctccctccctcctgcaggGAGCTCAGGTGTGTGTGTGAACACCTGTAAGCTTGACAGTGACACTCAGAAAGTCAGAAATAGGTGGCAAATTGCTCATCTGAAGTATGCACACAAAGGAGGAAGAACACTCAGCTTCCTGTGGATTCTGTAATTACACCAGCGAATAATACAGGGTTGATTCCTGTTCCTGGGAACCAAGGCATTTCCCAAGGAGGCTGCACACTACCTGGAAGCACATGGAACCTCACTACATTCCTGCTTTCCACAGCTATTTTCCTGACTCACAGTTTTTTCATGGCATGGATTCTTCTCCCAGAACCATTTAACTGCCAAAAAATCATTAATTATACATGACTACAGATGCCAACTAGTCATCACCTGGTTTTAgttaggaaagaaaacaagcacAAGGAGACTTTGATAgccaaaggagaaggaaagggcAAACACTTCTGTTAAAAGACTTCAGCTGAGTAAGATTTAATCCTTGTCCCTGACTGACAGCCAATCATACCTCCACTGGCATCACACTCTGTACttgttgcattcttttcttcctcactgGCACACGAATCACCAGGTTCAGGGTCAGAATTCACAGGATGATCATTTCCAGTTGCTTTTGCTATTTCCTCCTGGACTGGTTTGCAATCTTCAGAAACTATCACAAAGGAAACAGGAAGCAAGAAGGAGAAACCATTAAAGAGCAAAAAGGGAGTAGAAGCCATTCAGCCATCTCAGCTTTAAAAtggtttaaaattcatttttgaACAAATCCTTACACTTGAAACACCAGCAGAGAAACACCGAGCCACTGTTACATTCTGAGTGGATATTGAGCTCACAGCACAGAGTGTTCCAGCAGCCTGAAGAAGTCCAGCAACTCCCCATGCTGCACCAAGAATGAGTACAAAGGCAAATACAGCAGCACAGGCATGGAGAGCTATGCAGAGGGACTGTACTCACCACCTCCTTCTTCACACCAAGGAGGCTCTTCATTGCCATCCTCCATGTTCAATGCCCTGCTTTCCCAAGGCACTGGAAGGCATTTCTCCTCCTCATCTATGTTACTTTCTCCTGACCCAGTCTGTTTGGATTCCTCATTAACCTCAGGATTTTGAGGCTGCATTGCCATTATGTTTTCATGAGAAATTCTATTATCTTCCCTTGCTTCTAGATCTTCTGGTTTTATCTTTTCTGCTTCAtctattcctttcttttccagtgcagaAGTCTCCTGATTTTCCTCCATTCTGAGCAGTTTCTTCTCCCCACTCTCACTTCCATAGTGTACATGTGCTGCGCTATGAGCTGTACTTTTGATATTGCACTCCTCTTTGCCATTCATATTGTCTGTCATCATGTCAGCATGAGAGTCAGTCTCAGTGCTGCACTGAGTGCTCATGGATGAGAGAGAGTCTGCAGGCCTCCTCTCTGAAAACAGCAAACAACACTTTAATTTAGTATTTGTCACTAAACATCTGCGTTCACTGGGCACTCACAAAGGGACACAATCCCATCCAATAGCATTCTCTGAATTACACCATCTGAGGATATCATGACAAAATTCCAGTAAGTGTAAATAGACGAACATTGCCCAGATGTATGAAGTATTAAAATGAAAGCCATTTAAcatggaggtttttttctgataatgGAAATAAACCAGAGTAGTTCTATCAATCACACAGAAATACACCTTCAAATGCACCTCTAAATATAGCTCAGACAAGGTTTAGCATAGACTCTTGAGCTTCATTTGATGAAAGACTTCAACCACAACAACAATCCCTCAGTGCCCTTCTGTTAACTTTTTCAATATTAGAAAGATCTCCAAAACCCTGTGTAAACCCTTCAGGTTGAACTGGAGATGAAGTTCACTGTCTCCTCTAAAAAAACATACAGACATCATCATATTAAATtcataaaaggaaaatttgaggggaaaaaaggcagtaATCCTTCATCTAACAGTGAGCTGAACAGCAGAGCTGACTGCTGCACAGCCTTGCTGCTGTCCACAATCTGCATGGATTCAAGAAGAGATTGGTCTAACTCAAGGCAGAAAAATCCAGTCAGGCTTAGGAAAAAGTGTCAGAACTATAATCCATGCAGAAGTGCATGTTCTGAAAAACATGTTGCACCAAGAAACCTGGGACCCCTCAGAAGGTGTAAGGGGTCATAGCTTCTCACATGTGAGTGCCCACTGACATGGAGGGTTGTCCTGCTTAGATTCTTAGAGCCAACctgcagcctggctccatctccatctccatctccatctcagCACCTAAATAGCTCAGCAAAGGCCCATGCTCTCACTGCCAGCATTTCAGTGGCACATGTAAAATTAGTAATAGATAAAACAGCTGTCTTTTACCATTTCAGAAGGATTGGCATAGGTTTCCCTATGCAGACTCAGCATATATACTGGACACAAACCGTAAAACATGCATCAGGTCAGCTTCTCTAAGCCTTGTTATGAACAAAACTAACCTTGTTGATCATGCTCAGAGTCCCTGTCAGAATATCCATCACTTTCATCTTTCTCGCTGCCAGAGGCCTGCAGTGCCTTCTGGGATGAGGTTTCACTCTCCTTTCCATAGTCTAAACTATGGTTTTTATCATCTGAGGATGACTCTGACATTCCATTCATTTGATCACAAGTCTGTCCTTCTTCATCAGCTTCTTCATCTgcttcaaaatcttcatcatATTCTAAAATAGAAGAATTGTACTTTGAGACAGGAAAGAGAAATCACAATtaataaaattctttttaagCAGACAGAAGTTAACTTCATTAATCTCCTTTTGCCCTTGAATTTGCTCAGTCTTTTTAAAGCCATGAGAGCATCTAAGACCATAGATAGGAATTGTAACAGCACGTTATCATAAAAAAGCAGTGTTCTTCATAGAGTagcaaaaatgcagcaaaactACTGATTGGTGCACCAAGTATGATTaatatattaaaacaaaaataaacaaaattactAGCCATGGCAAGTACTAGAAAAATTTAGAGCTGGGAAAACTCAGAAATTAAATGTAAGAATCTCTTATTACAGGAGAAAAACTGGTtgtgatgaaaaaaatattacaagcAATTGAGAAAGCGGGAGAAAGGTAATATATTGCAGTGCAAAGTACGATAAATGTGTATTGACATGCCTAAATCGCAAAGAAGTGTCATATAAGCTTAATTAATTTAATGAACTCCAGCCAAAGGGCACTGCAGAGGCACTTTGTTATCACACTGCTCTGACCTGCTCCTTCAGGGCCCAGGGGAAAACCCAGTACAAAGCAAGCCTGCACAGAATTACCACTGTTATATCCACATTCTGGATTTCAGCCAGGCACTAGCGTGACAAGCTACAACATCTGATAGATCatagaataagctgagttggaagggatccacaaggatcattgagtccagctcccagccctttgCTCAGCTCTGGAGGTAAAGACCCTCTTCATGCAGATGCATCAAAGAAGAACCCCCTTCCCCACCAAAGCTGTGCTGTGCACATCCCAGGCGCCAGCACATAGGGGTGCCGGTGATTCCCACCTAAAATCCAGACGCTCCACTGCTACCGCAGGCTCCCTGTGCACACAGTGGCAAGGGAACACACCTGCACCATGCAGGCGAGCTGTCACTGCTGCCATACCAGCTGTCCCTTGTGGCCATCATTCCTCACCTCACAGATTTTACTGTTGCCCTCCTTTCCTTCCGTCAGGGCTTTTAACATACTGACTGAAGTGACAGTACACCAAAGACAGAAATTAAGAGTTCCTGATGCAGAACCAGTTAGGCAAATAAACAATTACCAAGACAATGAGAACTAAGGGAATAAggagatttatttttctgtattaaaaatcAATTGAGATTCCAATTGCATTGTTGGCAGTCAAGCCTCCTTAGGTAATTGTCAGAAGGGCAGTTcctcctgaaggaaaaaggcTTCATTAATCCCAAACACACATCCGGAGGGACTAACAAGTCATCTGAGCAGTAACACTGCAGAACTGTGAAAGCAAAAACAGGAATAGGAAGTAGGGATTAAAATCTCTCTGTAAATGTGATTGCCTCTAAAGACTGTGATAAGGAGTAAGTAAAGGCAGAGACTGAGCTCGACGCCTCTTCCGTAGAGGAGTACACCTTCcagtagaccaggttgctccaagccccatctaaCTTggacttgaacacttccagggatggggcaggcacagctgctctgaggaACCTGTGTCATTGCCTTACCACCCTTCCTTACTCACTTTCTTGGCTCTTGCAAACCATCTCATCCTGCTGCATGGCTGAAAGGAGCCCCTCTAATTCTATTGCCCAGATACAGACATCACCACATTTCTCATGCCCCAGTCAAAGCTGGAGGCCCACAATCCCATACCTTCTCCAGAATCATCCTCTCCCATTTCTCACTCCCTGCTCATGTTTGGGAATactataccatttttactggtGTCTTCCTGACTCTCTTCGCTCTCCTGACTAGATtggtttttcatttcttctcttctgtactCCTCTCCAGTCTCCAGTGTTTCATCAACAGTTTCCACACTTGCTTCATGACCCGGTAAGATGACTAACTCTGAATTTTTGCTTGATTTCTGCTCAACACTGCTGTTACTTGGCTCACTGTGCACAGTATGCTCCCAGGAACACACATGCCTCTCCTCATGGTATTCAGTCTTCCTCTTGGGAGTGGATAGTTTTTTGTCCAGACCCATCGCAATAATGCACCTATAAAATAACACAAATTGGGAAGtatcacattttttttcctttgaacaaTGAAGGACAGCAGACATAGTAAGTTCAGCAAGTACCCTTTTGCCTCTGCACTGCCACAATGGAGAACTCCCATGGAGAAGCACCCTGAAATCCCTGGGAGCTCCCCTAATACAGATGCAGTTCTTCCTTGAAGGAGAGTAACGCTGCCTACACTTACAGGTGGCAACTGACATACAAGCAGAATCAAAATTATTACAAGTGCCCATTAATTTGAAGCTGCACCAAGCATTGGCTGTGAAGACAGAACGACTGAGAAAGGCAAATGAGTTTTGAGTCAGATATGTTCTGGATCCAGATCCTGCTGTAACATCCAGTAGAGTGATAACTGAGGGTTTGTAGGTAAGACTGGGGGTTTCTGAATTTATCTGCTGGGTCTAAGAACTGTGGGGGAAGAAGACTGAAAGTTAataattttcagtttctgttctgtttGCCTACCTAAAAGAAACCCACACAGAtggaaa
Protein-coding sequences here:
- the ERICH3 gene encoding glutamate-rich protein 3 isoform X7; translated protein: MSVPQPRSLATYNSLTDKHLAGYFSNARIRRHLQKSGLISKSGRIIPEKEYRLNAMRKDHQRYVQECLADAIFRKVLDMERHHQLEIKRKLEYSVRKEGMQKIKVEQFRGSLEGVIPMHSPHPPLGPRNLNGLSPSVAGERAGRSQWRAPGLGVDYGGGHSPHQHRTKEPAPSKVSSLRPNTAPGNMQQPPRLQPLHGWAAAGFVPKASKQKCHALEHDQQFAHGGERSELRLMNSVEYVTGVSPYQLPVINPCVVPVPPPRLHRGDRRAAAVRAGGRRFRPTTAFNEQLLINNTRGFPKSPLCSNAFVTMVYLGRSKNVCLSYYKEEIKVYQQHCGSENICVYKGKLLEGDTFQFTSKRHQGFPFSLTFFLNGIQVDRLSCCCEYKHQRRSRLRGRHRYFRVLNVEGAFPCYRCIIAMGLDKKLSTPKRKTEYHEERHVCSWEHTVHSEPSNSSVEQKSSKNSELVILPGHEASVETVDETLETGEEYRREEMKNQSSQESEESQEDTSKNEYDEDFEADEEADEEGQTCDQMNGMSESSSDDKNHSLDYGKESETSSQKALQASGSEKDESDGYSDRDSEHDQQERRPADSLSSMSTQCSTETDSHADMMTDNMNGKEECNIKSTAHSAAHVHYGSESGEKKLLRMEENQETSALEKKGIDEAEKIKPEDLEAREDNRISHENIMAMQPQNPEVNEESKQTGSGESNIDEEEKCLPVPWESRALNMEDGNEEPPWCEEGGVSEDCKPVQEEIAKATGNDHPVNSDPEPGDSCASEEEKNATSTECDASGAPDGNFLADGRRSLDVQEAAGQAAREGQVTGQRQALEQDGAAEGDVGSGEAGGKAAQAGDLLPWADTGAALEESAPEEGAVAEEHPKGKGTGEAVKLGTEGSPGGQEVLVEGLESEVALGKLAPGGEGPAGALPGWETDTAVSQGQEGAGGITEAEEAAEEGLKGVVGLPAEEDIGEPVSEAGESLGERGSARKGTVVGAVSEGKEALGDADMAADGIARVLGPEGEEAVGKCGALWEALGDMQQGEAMPGEEGFVKASEFSQLKVSGEEWMEMGKAVAGAPALESAQAWEVGGNTLRRVEDTMEEPDKGPVLEVAPGLGALRDAREYPVTEGSSQVEEGAAEALRSGNPSAGSKAETEIAVEGKPEGEVVGGSAGAAGAGPEGEEEATDGAAGSKEPAAETEGWLSSRDRDSAGQGRAAGGGDGAGKPL